A genomic stretch from Methanobrevibacter arboriphilus JCM 13429 = DSM 1125 includes:
- a CDS encoding chitobiase/beta-hexosaminidase C-terminal domain-containing protein — protein sequence MVNFKFFSLLIILFFAVCCVLTGVSAEETNATNFNYTGPADSPSPGYNGVNGTGQSDYAGPQTNNTKYNKTIPSDLYISIGSDGTIYGAKDNMVYAFYANGSVKWEYSLINESGSAAYYPTIGNNETIYVFTKGVLYAINYDGTEKWRFDIGVKPTGATKYPTSPVIGSDGTIYVNSYRSPTSTGNNFFAVTPDGELIFNITLPRSVTLPLIDPNGYVIFGSMFGSTTAGGLYKINPLNGSYERILTDYRFFAITIGNDGIIYAIVDKGTNANTNSEKYVIAVNTDGTQKWISENLFLYYYSQTFPSAPRTSPELSVSNNGLIYLSNIIIDANSGNILGSNTHNASVGDSAENIAIGADGTIYVAESSRVSAYRNGVLLWSYEVEGAYNPVIGADGTLYFTAGGQLYAIADDFVPPVVDVDGDSGTYFNNVTVKVSVDKGVIYYTIDGSDPRTSPTRILLTGSEIIVNESCVLRIVGYDADVVGDGQFSNVTVLNYVIRNNFVPGNPSVSSGSYYNDLKVSLPTENGLKIYYKIDNGNYMVYNGPITIGKSSSLSYYYEDASGNTSSVKSFSYTINKNYVPGNPSIASGAYNKNLKVSLPKQTGKTLYYKVGSGSYKVYTSPITVTKTSTISYYFKDTLGKNSKVKTVKYTIDKTSPKVLDKNTKSYKKVRAKKQTLKIRFSESIKINSKYLKKLLVKNSKGKKITVKFAVKNNYLYMKVPKITKKTKYFLTIPKNIVSDKVGNLLKSKVTLRYVSV from the coding sequence ATGGTTAACTTTAAATTTTTTTCTTTGTTGATTATTTTGTTTTTTGCAGTGTGCTGTGTTTTAACAGGTGTTTCTGCAGAAGAGACTAATGCAACTAATTTTAATTATACTGGTCCTGCGGATTCTCCAAGTCCTGGTTATAATGGTGTTAATGGAACTGGACAATCAGATTATGCTGGTCCTCAAACTAATAATACTAAGTATAATAAAACTATTCCTTCTGATTTGTATATTTCTATTGGGTCTGATGGTACAATATATGGTGCAAAAGATAATATGGTTTATGCATTTTATGCAAATGGTTCAGTTAAATGGGAATATAGTTTAATTAATGAAAGTGGAAGTGCAGCTTATTATCCTACAATAGGAAATAATGAAACTATTTATGTTTTTACTAAAGGAGTATTGTATGCAATTAATTATGATGGAACTGAAAAATGGAGATTTGATATTGGAGTAAAACCAACTGGTGCTACAAAGTACCCTACTTCTCCAGTAATTGGATCTGATGGCACAATATATGTTAATAGCTATCGTTCTCCTACGTCAACAGGTAATAATTTTTTTGCTGTTACTCCGGATGGTGAATTAATATTCAATATTACTTTGCCTCGTTCTGTTACTTTGCCACTTATTGATCCTAATGGATATGTTATATTTGGATCAATGTTTGGTAGTACAACAGCAGGAGGCTTATATAAAATAAACCCACTTAATGGTAGTTATGAAAGAATTCTCACAGATTATCGTTTTTTTGCTATTACAATTGGTAATGATGGAATTATTTATGCTATTGTTGATAAAGGTACCAATGCTAACACTAATTCTGAAAAATATGTTATTGCTGTGAATACTGATGGTACTCAAAAATGGATAAGTGAAAATTTATTTTTATATTATTATTCTCAAACTTTTCCATCAGCTCCACGCACATCACCTGAATTAAGTGTGTCTAATAATGGGCTTATTTATTTATCAAACATTATTATTGATGCTAATAGTGGAAATATTTTAGGTAGTAACACTCATAATGCTTCTGTTGGAGATTCTGCAGAAAATATTGCTATTGGTGCTGATGGTACTATTTATGTTGCTGAATCTTCTCGTGTGTCTGCATATCGTAATGGTGTTCTTTTGTGGAGTTATGAGGTTGAAGGAGCTTATAATCCTGTGATTGGTGCTGATGGTACTTTGTATTTTACTGCTGGTGGTCAATTGTATGCTATTGCTGATGATTTTGTTCCTCCGGTTGTTGATGTTGATGGTGATTCTGGTACTTACTTTAATAATGTGACTGTTAAAGTTAGTGTTGATAAAGGTGTGATTTATTATACTATTGATGGTAGTGATCCTAGAACTTCTCCAACAAGAATTTTACTTACTGGTTCTGAGATAATTGTTAATGAATCTTGTGTTCTTAGAATTGTTGGTTATGATGCTGATGTTGTTGGTGATGGTCAGTTTTCTAATGTTACTGTTTTAAATTATGTGATTAGGAATAATTTTGTTCCTGGCAATCCTTCTGTTTCCAGTGGTTCTTATTATAATGATTTAAAAGTTTCCTTACCAACTGAAAATGGTCTTAAAATCTATTATAAAATTGATAATGGAAATTATATGGTTTATAATGGCCCTATCACTATTGGTAAGTCTTCTAGTTTAAGTTATTATTATGAAGATGCTAGTGGTAATACTTCTAGTGTTAAATCTTTTAGTTATACAATTAATAAGAATTATGTTCCAGGTAATCCTTCTATTGCATCAGGAGCTTATAATAAGAATTTGAAAGTTTCACTTCCAAAACAAACAGGAAAAACATTATACTATAAAGTAGGTTCAGGTTCATACAAAGTTTACACAAGTCCGATTACTGTTACTAAAACATCTACTATTAGCTACTACTTTAAAGATACTCTTGGTAAAAATTCTAAAGTGAAAACTGTTAAATATACTATTGATAAAACAAGTCCTAAAGTTTTAGATAAGAATACTAAGTCTTATAAGAAGGTTAGAGCTAAAAAACAAACACTTAAAATCAGATTTTCTGAAAGTATTAAGATAAATTCTAAATATCTTAAAAAGTTGCTTGTTAAAAATAGTAAAGGTAAAAAAATTACAGTGAAGTTTGCTGTTAAAAATAATTATTTGTACATGAAAGTTCCTAAAATAACTAAAAAGACTAAATATTTCCTCACTATTCCTAAAAATATAGTTAGTGATAAAGTTGGAAATTTATTAAAATCTAAAGTTACTTTAAGATATGTTAGTGTATAA
- a CDS encoding DUF11 domain-containing protein produces MKNKIIFITIIFLIIVISFTGSVFSKEIVINETNYHDYFDDEGRIQDLTDGIKENDTLKLSNLDKKTIIIDKRLVIDRENSKSVFSNGYIKLIQGSDGSVIKNLNIRGVYDPFKNSPESVLTIENSENNIIQKIFFNITSSLGTLSSVNCINIKGYSENNKILDNLIYFNSLSESLYSYGISLSSNYIKNTLISGNTINMRCKNYVAGISSAAENTTIEKNNISLYSNLMYGIYIEGSSAIYTKILNNNIVANGEIFYLIESWMGSNTTISNNVLTGIGKGGFAYAAKFSKYDIITSNIITVKGTDVSNIDFSNNDEMKGHGGIYYAGNSGYATITNNKIISYYKKGGDYAIKSISSLDGATYTIIDNYLYSNNGLKIGNSALSMDKVGNYLNNGPQSVIISINNFKGFYGKFTKLTAILKDSQGKAISGKIIKFYVNNKFIGQAITNGVGLATFNYKVMGAGNLTVGATFEGDNSYVNSSKISKLTVPNYSVLKIKNTKSVKKRIVTFKTNLANLGPSKSSFKVTYKLSKGFTYKKPKVSVGNVKFNKKTRILTWIVKNLKVHKTKSATLTMKLKAKKGKYTLKPIVKNDNSLKVSSNNLLKSFSVK; encoded by the coding sequence ATGAAGAATAAAATAATTTTTATTACTATTATCTTCTTGATTATTGTAATTAGCTTTACTGGATCTGTTTTTTCAAAAGAAATTGTTATAAATGAAACCAATTATCATGATTATTTTGATGATGAAGGACGTATACAAGATTTGACTGATGGTATTAAGGAAAATGATACTTTAAAATTGTCTAACCTAGATAAAAAAACTATTATCATAGATAAAAGATTAGTCATTGATAGAGAAAATAGCAAGTCGGTTTTTTCAAATGGTTATATTAAACTTATACAGGGTTCTGATGGTTCTGTAATTAAAAATCTTAATATTAGGGGTGTTTATGATCCTTTTAAAAACTCGCCAGAATCTGTATTGACTATTGAAAATTCTGAAAATAACATAATTCAGAAAATATTTTTTAATATAACTAGTAGCTTAGGGACTCTTAGTAGTGTAAATTGTATTAATATTAAGGGTTATAGTGAAAATAACAAAATTTTAGATAATTTGATTTATTTTAATAGCTTGTCTGAAAGTCTTTATTCTTATGGAATATCATTAAGTTCTAATTACATTAAAAATACTCTAATTTCTGGAAATACAATTAATATGAGGTGTAAAAATTATGTTGCAGGTATTTCATCAGCAGCTGAAAATACAACTATTGAGAAAAATAACATATCTTTATATTCTAATTTAATGTATGGAATTTACATAGAGGGATCTAGTGCAATATATACAAAGATTTTAAACAATAATATTGTAGCTAATGGTGAAATATTCTACTTAATAGAATCTTGGATGGGATCTAATACAACAATATCTAATAATGTTTTAACTGGTATTGGTAAAGGTGGGTTTGCTTATGCTGCAAAATTTTCTAAATATGATATAATTACTAGTAATATCATTACAGTTAAGGGAACTGATGTTAGTAACATTGATTTTTCTAATAATGACGAAATGAAGGGGCATGGTGGTATTTATTATGCTGGTAACTCAGGATATGCAACTATTACTAATAACAAAATAATATCTTACTATAAAAAGGGAGGGGATTATGCTATAAAGTCAATATCAAGTTTAGATGGTGCAACATACACTATTATTGATAATTATTTATATTCTAATAATGGATTAAAAATTGGAAATAGTGCTTTATCAATGGACAAAGTAGGAAATTATTTAAATAATGGTCCTCAAAGTGTTATAATATCTATTAATAATTTTAAAGGTTTTTATGGTAAATTTACTAAATTAACTGCTATTTTAAAGGATTCTCAGGGTAAAGCTATTTCTGGTAAGATTATTAAGTTTTATGTTAATAATAAATTTATTGGTCAAGCTATTACTAATGGTGTTGGTCTAGCTACCTTTAATTATAAAGTTATGGGTGCTGGTAACTTAACTGTTGGTGCAACTTTTGAAGGAGATAATTCTTATGTTAATTCAAGTAAAATTAGTAAATTGACTGTTCCAAATTATAGTGTTCTAAAAATTAAGAATACTAAATCTGTTAAAAAAAGAATAGTTACTTTTAAAACTAATTTAGCTAATCTTGGACCAAGCAAATCTAGTTTCAAAGTAACATATAAATTATCTAAGGGTTTTACTTATAAAAAACCTAAAGTTTCTGTAGGTAATGTTAAATTTAATAAGAAGACTCGTATTTTGACTTGGATTGTTAAGAACTTAAAGGTTCATAAAACTAAGTCTGCAACATTAACTATGAAATTAAAAGCTAAAAAAGGTAAATATACTTTAAAACCTATTGTTAAAAATGATAATTCTTTAAAAGTGTCTTCTAATAATCTTTTAAAGAGCTTTAGTGTAAAATAA